One window from the genome of Elaeis guineensis isolate ETL-2024a chromosome 5, EG11, whole genome shotgun sequence encodes:
- the LOC105044900 gene encoding NAC domain-containing protein 68, translating to MMGTMGRRRDAEAELNLPPGFRFHPTDEELVVHYLCRKIACQCLPVPIIAEVDLYKYNPWDLPEKALFGQKEWYFFTPRDRKYPNGSRPNRAAGRGYWKATGADKPVTPLGSGRPLGIKKALVFYHGKAPKGIKTDWIMHEYRLADTNRSANKKNGLRLDDWVLCRLYNKKNTWGKMQRPKEEEGSSGEMTDSMEAHDDTASDSFRTPESDIENEVFPDFDSLGQFGALPYQASEGVRAMITATAGGLHTTERQKEDSDWFTDLNLEDLQSSVAAFGATPAIDMSNQDYYFSAIGSPYLKPSQTDMPPF from the exons ATGATGGGAACGATGGGAAGGAGAAGAGATGCCGAAGCTGAGCTCAACCTGCCACCGGGTTTCCGATTCCACCCCACCGACGAGGAGCTCGTCGTTCATTACCTCTGCCGCAAGATCGCCTGCCAGTGCCTTCCCGTTCCGATCATCGCCGAGGTCGATCTCTACAAGTACAACCCTTGGGACCTCCCAG AGAAGGCGTTGTTCGGACAGAAGGAATGGTATTTCTTCACCCCACGCGATCGGAAATACCCGAACggttccaggccgaacagggccGCCGGAAGGGGATACTGGAAGGCGACAGGGGCCGATAAGCCGGTCACGCCGCTGGGGAGCGGCCGGCCCCTGGGGATAAAGAAGGCTCTGGTGTTCTACCATGGAAAGGCGCCGAAAGGAATCAAGACTGATTGGATCATGCATGAATACCGGCTCGCCGACACCAATCGATCTGCCAACAAGAAGAATGGTCTCAGA TTGGATGATTGGGTACTTTGCCGCTTGTACAACAAGAAGAACACCTGGGGGAAGATGCAGCGgccgaaggaggaggagggaTCTTCTGGAGAGATGACGGACTCGATGGAGGCTCATGACGACACGGCATCGGACAGCTTCAGGACTCCAGAATCCGACATCGAGAATGAGGTGTTCCCGGACTTTGACAGCCTGGGCCAGTTTGGAGCTCTGCCATATCAAGCTTCTGAAGGAGTTCGAGCGATGATAACCGCCACAGCTGGTGGCTTACATACAACTGAGCGACAGAAGGAGGATAGCGATTGGTTTACTGACTTGAATCTAGAAGATCTGCAGAGCTCCGTGGCAGCATTTGGAGCGACGCCGGCTATCGATATGTCGAACCAAGATTACTACTTCTCGGCGATCGGTTCTCCGTATCTGAAGCCGAGCCAAACCGACATGCCGCCCTTCTGA